The Cyanobacteriota bacterium genome includes a window with the following:
- a CDS encoding peptidylprolyl isomerase has protein sequence MGYQQLIQTLKASLLVIVFLLLGIGRAPLAWAALPAGNAITDGKAILRYALPIDNRTVRDLQASLEDIAVQLRGKRWNPISKDVSKAASIIRDKQDKLLASIPADRQASAQALIADLQAEIANLQAAVESKQKESVWIARSKALDLVGQLEELMVTTFPFEVPAAYSNLPQLRGRATVVMNTNKGQMTIVVDGYSAPVTAGNFVDLVQRGFYDGLPFIRAEESYVLQTGDPDGPEVGFVDPKTGKYRAIPLEILVDGDQAPTYGITLEDAGRYQDMPVLPFSAYGALALARPSDDPNGGSSQFFFFLFEPELTPAGRNLLDGRYAIFGYVTEGKEVLEQLKQGDIIETARVVSGLENLVQPS, from the coding sequence ATGGGTTACCAGCAACTGATTCAAACCCTGAAAGCCAGCCTTCTGGTGATTGTTTTCCTATTGCTTGGCATCGGTCGGGCACCACTAGCTTGGGCAGCATTACCCGCTGGCAATGCAATTACCGACGGCAAGGCAATTTTACGATATGCGCTGCCAATCGATAATCGCACAGTGCGCGACTTGCAGGCCAGTTTAGAAGACATTGCTGTGCAACTACGGGGCAAACGCTGGAACCCCATTAGCAAAGATGTGAGCAAAGCAGCATCTATCATCCGCGATAAACAAGATAAGCTGCTGGCTAGCATTCCTGCCGATCGCCAAGCATCAGCCCAGGCCCTGATTGCTGACTTGCAAGCCGAAATTGCTAACCTGCAAGCAGCGGTAGAGTCTAAGCAGAAGGAGTCAGTGTGGATTGCGCGGAGTAAGGCACTAGATCTGGTGGGACAACTAGAGGAACTCATGGTAACGACGTTTCCCTTTGAGGTGCCCGCAGCCTACAGCAACTTACCCCAACTGCGAGGACGAGCAACCGTGGTGATGAACACTAACAAAGGCCAAATGACAATCGTAGTCGATGGTTATAGTGCTCCGGTTACCGCTGGTAACTTCGTTGATCTCGTCCAGCGAGGTTTTTATGATGGCTTACCCTTCATCCGGGCAGAAGAATCCTATGTACTGCAAACAGGGGATCCTGATGGCCCAGAGGTTGGATTTGTGGATCCTAAAACAGGCAAATACCGAGCTATTCCCCTAGAAATTTTGGTGGATGGTGATCAAGCTCCTACCTACGGCATTACCCTAGAGGATGCAGGTCGCTATCAAGATATGCCAGTGTTGCCCTTTTCTGCTTACGGTGCCCTGGCGCTAGCACGTCCCAGCGACGACCCCAACGGCGGCTCATCCCAGTTCTTTTTCTTCCTGTTTGAGCCAGAACTGACTCCAGCCGGACGCAATCTATTGGATGGACGCTATGCCATCTTTGGTTACGTCACTGAGGGCAAGGAAGTGTTAGAGCAGCTTAAGCAGGGAGACATTATAGAAACGGCGCGAGTGGTCAGCGGCTTAGAAAATCTAGTTCAGCCGTCTTAA